From one Rhodamnia argentea isolate NSW1041297 chromosome 1, ASM2092103v1, whole genome shotgun sequence genomic stretch:
- the LOC115751357 gene encoding pectinesterase inhibitor 12 → MVSARTSALVVLIAAATTTLLLAHHADAGRILEEVDLCQKTDYPILCRTMVKSKVNAEKATQSAINYLILQTREAKTSSSKAKADKSLMDVCNEMYDDALSNLVTSLQNLKSRDKPSLQTNLSAFISDLETCKDTFAESNAKLPFENIIRLLEQMASNSLALAAGLH, encoded by the exons ATGGTTTCCGCCCGCACCTCTGCCCTGGTGGTCCTCATCGCCGCGGCAACCACCACCCTCTTGCTCGCCCACCACGCAGATGCGGGCCGAATCTTGGAAGAAGTCGATCTCTGCCAAAAAACCGACTACCCGATCCTCTGCAG GACAATGGTGAAGAGCAAGGTGAATGCGGAGAAGGCGACCCAGAGCGCGATCAACTACCTCATCCTCCAGACGAGGGAGGCGAAGACGTCGTCCTCCAAGGCCAAAGCCGACAAGTCGCTGATGGACGTGTGCAACGAGATGTACGACGACGCCTTGTCGAACCTCGTGACCAGCCTCCAGAACCTCAAGTCCCGCGACAAGCCCAGCCTGCAAACCAACCTCTCCGCCTTCATCTCCGACCTGGAGACTTGCAAGGACACGTTCGCGGAGTCCAACGCCAAATTGCCCTTCGAGAACATCATCCGCCTGCTGGAGCAGATGGCCAGCAACTCCTTGGCCTTGGCCGCCGGGCTTCACTAA